One stretch of Qipengyuania gelatinilytica DNA includes these proteins:
- a CDS encoding NAD-dependent malic enzyme: MPGNARSILADPLLNKGTAFTEKERDALGLHGILPHHVSTIEDQTVRRIAVLRSLKTPFEKYAFLRDLQETNETLFYAVLAKHRKELLPLIYTPTVGEACVRFSEIYRRPRGLFLSYPMKGRLREILAGMPDGIRVVCATDGERILGLGDQGAGGMGIPIGKLSLYTDCAGIDPATTLPILLDTGTDNSELRHDPLYVGWRHERVRGAQYDAFVDEFVEAIRERWPEAILQWEDFAGPNAVALLERYRNRLPSFNDDIQGTAATALAAILSAEKQAGIDLAESAIMLFGAGAAGCGIAALLIEALEQRGVSREQAAGNIYAIDRDGLLIEDHNVETAGQALVARPACEKQRWCASGKAPGLLEAVEQVGPAVLIGTSGQFGAFDEQVVRSMARQQGQPIILPLSNPVSRSEATAADILEWSDGRAVVGTGSPSLGAATQVNNVYIFPGIGLGALVSGTSQITDEMFIEAANALASLGIEQDAAALFPGEETLPQIAGVVALAVCRIAERDLGIPAPPDGWQAAIERYRWSPVYRNYAD, translated from the coding sequence ATGCCAGGCAATGCCCGATCAATACTGGCCGACCCATTGCTGAACAAAGGCACCGCCTTCACCGAAAAAGAGCGCGATGCGCTGGGCCTTCACGGTATCCTGCCGCACCATGTTTCAACCATCGAGGACCAGACGGTGCGGCGCATCGCAGTCCTCAGGTCGCTGAAGACGCCGTTCGAAAAATACGCTTTCCTGCGCGACCTGCAGGAAACCAACGAAACGCTTTTCTACGCGGTCCTGGCCAAGCACCGCAAAGAGCTGCTGCCCCTCATCTATACGCCGACCGTTGGCGAAGCCTGCGTGCGGTTCAGCGAGATCTACCGCAGGCCGCGTGGCCTGTTCCTGTCCTATCCGATGAAAGGCCGCTTGCGCGAAATTCTCGCAGGGATGCCGGATGGCATTCGCGTCGTGTGCGCCACCGATGGCGAGCGGATCCTTGGCCTCGGCGATCAGGGCGCAGGAGGCATGGGCATCCCGATCGGCAAGCTTTCGCTCTATACCGATTGCGCCGGTATCGACCCGGCCACTACCCTGCCGATCCTGCTCGACACGGGAACCGACAATAGTGAGCTGCGGCATGATCCGCTTTATGTCGGGTGGCGGCACGAACGGGTCCGCGGCGCACAATATGATGCATTTGTCGACGAATTCGTCGAGGCGATCCGCGAGCGCTGGCCAGAGGCGATTCTACAATGGGAAGACTTTGCCGGACCAAATGCGGTGGCCTTGCTGGAGCGCTATCGCAACCGGCTCCCCTCTTTCAACGACGATATTCAGGGAACCGCCGCAACCGCGCTGGCAGCCATTCTCTCTGCTGAGAAGCAGGCCGGCATCGACCTTGCCGAAAGCGCCATCATGCTGTTCGGGGCCGGCGCGGCAGGGTGCGGTATCGCCGCCCTGCTGATCGAGGCGCTGGAGCAGCGCGGCGTGTCGCGCGAACAGGCTGCCGGAAACATCTATGCCATCGATCGCGATGGCCTCCTCATCGAAGACCATAACGTCGAAACAGCCGGGCAGGCGCTGGTCGCGCGGCCAGCGTGCGAGAAACAGCGATGGTGTGCATCGGGCAAGGCACCGGGATTGCTGGAAGCAGTCGAACAGGTGGGGCCAGCCGTACTCATCGGCACTTCCGGACAGTTCGGGGCTTTCGACGAGCAGGTTGTGAGAAGCATGGCCCGGCAGCAGGGCCAGCCGATCATCCTACCGCTATCCAATCCTGTCAGCCGCTCCGAAGCGACTGCGGCCGATATTCTGGAATGGTCGGACGGGCGCGCGGTCGTGGGAACCGGAAGCCCCTCGCTCGGGGCTGCGACGCAGGTCAACAACGTCTACATCTTCCCCGGAATCGGCCTTGGCGCTCTCGTGTCGGGAACGAGCCAAATTACCGACGAGATGTTTATCGAAGCGGCAAATGCGCTCGCTTCGCTGGGCATCGAGCAGGATGCAGCGGCCCTCTTCCCCGGGGAAGAAACCCTGCCGCAGATCGCCGGCGTGGTGGCTTTGGCCGTTTGCCGCATCGCCGAACGCGATCTCGGAATTCCCGCACCGCCCGACGGATGGCAGGCTGCCATCGAAAGGTACCGCTGGTCTCCAGTCTACCGCAATTACGCCGATTGA
- a CDS encoding FMN-binding glutamate synthase family protein — MIGRALFADGGLQRNIGFWVPLFLSILLIALGILVSTGFLWGLVVTAPLLLAAIWDMVQSTHSLRRNYPLTARFRWFFEDLRPFLRSYIVEGPLEGRPYDRVSRSLVYARAKKQEDAHPFGTELDVYSEEYEALCHSTNPNPKAPKRTRVHVGTDQCTKPYDAARLNISAMSFGALGNHAIEALNMGAKMGDFYHDTGEGGLSPYHLKHGGDIVWEIGSGYFGARDKDGNFDPESFRDKAQHEQVKMTEIKLSQGAKPGHGGLLPAAKVTEEIAKTRQVPANEDCLSPPGHSAFSTPREMLEFAAKMRDLSGGKPVGIKLCVGMPHEVFAICKAMLDSGITLDFIVVDGGGGGTGAAPLELSDHVGLPLRIGLYYVNNALIGTGLKDKIKLAASEKVFSGSSIAMNAALGANWCNAARGFMFSLGCVQSLLCHTGTCPTGVATSSPARQRGLVIPEKAERVANFQSKTLDSLHDIVVACGLETPDDFTPQHLRQWKNNAEMIPWSKIVHEVEPGKLLHEPEGTAFAEYWRMADPDTFKPAQ; from the coding sequence ATGATTGGACGCGCGCTTTTTGCGGACGGTGGCTTGCAACGAAATATCGGTTTTTGGGTCCCGCTCTTCCTCTCGATCCTGCTCATCGCCCTCGGCATTCTCGTGTCCACCGGTTTTCTTTGGGGCCTCGTCGTTACAGCGCCTCTCCTGCTGGCTGCCATCTGGGATATGGTGCAGTCGACCCATTCGCTGAGGCGTAATTACCCGCTGACCGCGCGTTTCCGCTGGTTTTTCGAAGACCTGCGCCCCTTCTTGCGCAGCTACATCGTGGAGGGGCCGCTGGAAGGCCGGCCCTACGACCGCGTCTCCCGCTCGCTGGTTTATGCGCGGGCGAAGAAACAGGAAGACGCGCATCCCTTCGGAACGGAACTGGATGTCTATTCCGAGGAATACGAAGCGCTGTGCCACTCCACCAATCCCAACCCCAAGGCGCCCAAGCGCACCCGCGTGCACGTCGGGACGGACCAGTGCACCAAGCCCTATGACGCGGCCCGCCTCAACATCAGCGCAATGAGCTTTGGCGCCCTTGGCAACCACGCGATCGAGGCGCTCAACATGGGCGCGAAGATGGGCGATTTCTATCACGACACCGGCGAAGGCGGCCTGTCGCCCTATCACCTCAAGCATGGCGGCGATATCGTCTGGGAAATCGGTTCGGGCTATTTTGGCGCGCGCGACAAGGACGGCAATTTCGATCCCGAAAGCTTCCGCGACAAGGCGCAGCACGAACAGGTCAAGATGACCGAGATCAAGCTGAGCCAGGGCGCCAAACCCGGCCATGGCGGATTGCTGCCAGCCGCCAAGGTGACCGAGGAAATCGCCAAGACAAGGCAAGTGCCCGCTAATGAGGATTGCCTCTCGCCTCCGGGCCACTCCGCCTTTTCCACGCCGCGCGAGATGCTCGAATTTGCAGCCAAGATGCGCGATCTTTCGGGCGGAAAGCCGGTCGGCATCAAACTGTGCGTCGGCATGCCGCATGAGGTGTTCGCCATCTGCAAGGCGATGCTCGACAGCGGGATCACGCTCGACTTCATCGTGGTCGACGGCGGCGGCGGCGGTACCGGTGCGGCGCCGCTGGAGCTGTCGGACCATGTCGGCCTGCCGCTTCGTATCGGGCTTTATTACGTCAACAACGCGCTGATCGGCACCGGCCTCAAGGACAAGATCAAGCTGGCCGCGTCGGAAAAGGTGTTCTCCGGCTCCTCCATCGCCATGAACGCCGCACTGGGCGCCAACTGGTGCAACGCGGCGCGCGGTTTCATGTTCTCGCTCGGCTGCGTGCAGTCCCTTCTTTGCCATACCGGCACCTGCCCGACAGGCGTTGCGACCAGTTCGCCAGCCCGCCAGCGCGGCCTTGTGATCCCCGAAAAGGCGGAGCGGGTGGCCAATTTCCAGTCCAAGACGCTCGACAGCCTGCACGATATCGTCGTTGCCTGCGGGCTCGAAACGCCCGACGATTTCACTCCGCAACATCTGCGCCAGTGGAAGAACAATGCCGAGATGATCCCCTGGTCGAAGATCGTCCATGAGGTCGAACCCGGCAAGCTGCTGCACGAACCGGAAGGCACCGCCTTCGCCGAATACTGGCGAATGGCCGATCCCGACACGTTTAAACCCGCCCAGTGA
- a CDS encoding VIT family protein, with product MLDDHPMSSRQSHKEQHRLAIGGSLRAAALGANDGIVSVSSLLLGIAAASGDRTHILIGGIAALVGGAMSMAAGEYISVSAQRDLEQAELGIERRELAEDPVAEEAELARIYEARGVSKDLAAQVAGQLTATDPLGAHARDELGITEQLKARPLSAALASATSFTVGAILPLAATYLSPAGAVEPAILASSLLGLILLGYLAGKAGSQVTLRGIARVVLWGVIAMGVTWLAGHLVSGFTQTTG from the coding sequence TTGCTTGATGATCACCCAATGAGCAGCAGGCAATCCCACAAAGAGCAACACAGACTGGCGATCGGAGGATCGCTGAGAGCGGCGGCTCTGGGCGCGAATGATGGCATCGTCTCGGTATCCAGCCTGTTGCTTGGGATCGCGGCGGCATCGGGCGATCGGACGCATATCCTTATCGGCGGCATTGCGGCGCTGGTCGGCGGTGCGATGTCGATGGCCGCGGGCGAATATATTTCGGTGAGCGCGCAACGAGACCTCGAGCAGGCCGAACTGGGCATCGAACGGCGCGAACTTGCTGAAGATCCCGTGGCGGAGGAAGCGGAGCTGGCCCGGATCTATGAAGCAAGGGGAGTATCGAAAGATCTCGCGGCGCAAGTGGCCGGACAATTGACGGCAACCGATCCACTGGGTGCCCATGCGCGCGACGAACTTGGCATTACGGAGCAGCTCAAAGCAAGGCCGCTCTCCGCCGCCCTGGCTTCCGCCACGAGCTTCACCGTCGGGGCAATCCTGCCCTTGGCAGCGACATATCTTTCACCCGCCGGTGCGGTCGAGCCGGCCATCCTGGCCAGCTCCCTCCTCGGCCTCATCTTGCTTGGATACCTCGCCGGAAAGGCAGGTTCGCAGGTTACGCTTCGCGGAATAGCCCGCGTGGTGCTCTGGGGTGTGATAGCGATGGGCGTCACCTGGCTGGCAGGGCACCTGGTCAGCGGTTTTACCCAAACAACTGGATGA
- a CDS encoding peptidase M61, giving the protein MAQANTKEVTPIKLTVDASDTGRAIFWASQTFPVDGHDGQIALTLAKWLPAYHAPRGAIDRLAGLDFRVAGQSCRWRRDPDNPYRILVDLPEGAVLLEAAHQSLSPTQSNQGRIMVSDEILRFHWEECLLYPSDQPIDNILIEPALRLPEGWNWACALGEANEQQAAAETSLLHFAPVDVRTLIDCPVLAGIHAHRETLDKDVGLLIVADREDQLPQGTEELECHRRLIAEADALFGHRPFGKYHFLMACSDQVGRMGLEHESCSEEGVRATYFSNWQSSTTERDLLPHEYVHAWVGKFRVPSGNYQSDFSRMTNELMWVYEGLTQYYGHVLAARCGLISPKLTREAFALIFATYDNRPGRKWRPLADTDNDPIFTAREVQPWQSWQRSEDYYSEGLLIWLEADTIIRRGTDGKRSLDDLMRSFFAPEASGGDERRRRPEPYGREQLIEALETLYDHDWTGFFASRVDGVAPHAPYAGIENSGYRLIWQGSPSGWQADDQTHHSYFDFSYSLGLKMGLGAKVLDVLWDGPAFKAGMVKGMEVLSVGGVSYSHAAMQDALDLLPDEGGQVELVVKRLDSVKTLSLECPCGQRYPALEEQGDGPRLLDDILRSRAGT; this is encoded by the coding sequence ATGGCGCAAGCGAACACGAAGGAAGTTACGCCGATCAAGCTGACCGTGGATGCGAGCGACACCGGGCGCGCCATCTTCTGGGCCAGCCAGACCTTTCCTGTCGATGGTCATGACGGACAGATCGCGCTGACCCTGGCGAAATGGCTCCCCGCCTACCACGCACCGCGCGGCGCCATCGACCGGCTCGCCGGCCTTGATTTCAGGGTCGCGGGCCAATCCTGCCGCTGGCGGCGCGATCCCGACAATCCCTATCGCATCCTGGTCGATCTGCCGGAAGGCGCCGTGCTGCTGGAGGCGGCCCACCAGTCGCTTTCCCCGACCCAGTCGAACCAGGGGCGGATCATGGTCAGCGACGAGATCCTGCGCTTCCACTGGGAGGAATGCCTGCTCTACCCGTCCGACCAGCCCATCGATAATATCCTCATCGAACCTGCCCTTCGACTGCCGGAAGGATGGAACTGGGCCTGCGCACTGGGCGAGGCGAACGAGCAGCAGGCTGCGGCGGAGACATCCCTGCTCCATTTCGCGCCGGTGGACGTGCGCACGCTGATCGATTGTCCGGTCTTGGCCGGCATCCATGCCCACCGCGAAACGCTGGACAAGGACGTCGGACTGCTGATCGTCGCCGATCGGGAAGACCAGCTTCCGCAAGGCACCGAGGAACTGGAATGCCACAGGCGGCTGATCGCGGAAGCCGATGCGCTGTTCGGCCATCGGCCCTTCGGCAAATATCATTTCCTCATGGCCTGTTCGGACCAGGTCGGCAGGATGGGGCTGGAGCACGAAAGTTGCAGCGAGGAAGGTGTCCGCGCGACCTATTTCAGCAACTGGCAAAGCTCCACGACCGAGCGCGACCTGCTGCCGCACGAATATGTCCATGCCTGGGTGGGCAAGTTTCGCGTGCCTTCGGGAAATTACCAGTCCGACTTCAGCCGCATGACGAACGAGCTCATGTGGGTCTATGAAGGGCTGACCCAGTATTACGGACATGTGCTGGCGGCACGCTGCGGCCTAATTTCACCCAAGCTGACGCGCGAAGCCTTCGCCCTGATTTTCGCGACTTACGATAATCGCCCGGGACGCAAATGGCGTCCGCTTGCCGACACGGACAACGATCCGATCTTCACGGCGCGCGAGGTGCAGCCGTGGCAAAGCTGGCAGCGATCGGAAGACTATTATTCCGAAGGCCTGCTGATCTGGCTCGAAGCGGACACGATCATCCGCCGCGGCACCGATGGCAAGCGGTCGCTCGACGACCTGATGCGTTCATTCTTCGCACCAGAAGCCTCGGGGGGAGACGAACGCCGGCGCAGGCCCGAGCCTTATGGACGCGAACAACTTATCGAAGCGCTCGAAACGCTATACGACCATGACTGGACCGGCTTCTTCGCCTCCCGCGTGGACGGCGTCGCCCCGCACGCACCCTATGCCGGGATCGAGAATTCCGGCTACCGCCTCATCTGGCAGGGCTCGCCGTCGGGCTGGCAGGCCGATGACCAGACCCATCATTCCTATTTCGACTTTTCCTATTCGCTCGGATTGAAGATGGGGCTGGGCGCAAAGGTCCTCGATGTCCTGTGGGATGGACCTGCCTTCAAGGCCGGCATGGTCAAGGGCATGGAGGTGCTGTCCGTCGGCGGTGTCAGCTATTCGCACGCAGCGATGCAGGATGCGCTCGACCTGCTGCCCGATGAAGGCGGCCAGGTCGAACTGGTGGTGAAGCGGCTCGACAGCGTGAAGACGCTGTCGCTCGAATGTCCCTGTGGCCAGCGCTACCCCGCGCTGGAAGAGCAGGGTGACGGACCGCGCCTCTTGGATGACATCCTGCGTTCGCGCGCCGGGACCTAG
- a CDS encoding DedA family protein, giving the protein MQLEQFLSQYGLWGIGIGTGLEGETVAVLGGVFVHRGLLSFVPAVLAAALGSFLADQIIFGLGRRFRDTAQVRKLRQRPTFKRARAFFDRHPLSFVFAFRFLYGLRTVSPIAIGTTDFPAIRFMLINAVAALLWAVIFISLGYFFGQAIEVVFGKARLIEMIIGTLAIVFVAAYFVRPLLVRR; this is encoded by the coding sequence ATGCAGTTGGAACAGTTTCTCTCGCAATACGGCCTTTGGGGTATTGGCATAGGTACCGGCCTCGAAGGTGAAACGGTCGCCGTGCTTGGCGGAGTGTTTGTGCATCGCGGGCTGCTATCCTTCGTGCCGGCGGTTCTTGCGGCAGCGCTGGGTTCGTTTCTTGCCGACCAGATTATCTTCGGCCTCGGGCGTCGCTTTCGCGATACCGCTCAGGTCCGGAAACTTCGGCAAAGGCCGACCTTCAAACGGGCGCGGGCCTTCTTCGATCGTCATCCGCTCAGCTTTGTTTTCGCGTTCCGATTTCTTTACGGGCTGCGAACGGTCAGCCCGATTGCAATAGGCACCACCGATTTTCCAGCAATCCGTTTCATGCTCATCAACGCAGTTGCCGCTCTTCTATGGGCCGTGATCTTCATTTCGCTTGGTTACTTCTTCGGGCAGGCGATCGAAGTCGTGTTTGGCAAGGCGCGTTTAATCGAAATGATCATCGGCACCTTGGCGATTGTTTTCGTCGCTGCGTATTTTGTCCGGCCCCTGCTGGTGCGGCGCTAG
- a CDS encoding class II glutamine amidotransferase — protein MCELFAMSASQPQRVRYELDLFAKEGGEKHRNRDGWGILFAQERDAYLFREPDPAASSELASMVVRNERACKYVMAHVRRATAGGPELANTHPFDRVEDGRRHAFAHNGELPGIEDRGDTQDLISSRVGETDSELAFLLLLDRLRKSGSSDAETRFEVFSRFADEMRELGSANFLFFDGQRLFVHADRRRFETEEGLSERREPGLNIRSFDESHKGHHWQSSGASIPEISGPLHLFASVPLDPDGWEPLPRGEALVLKDGAIEARRQG, from the coding sequence ATGTGTGAACTTTTCGCGATGAGCGCATCGCAGCCGCAGCGCGTGCGATATGAGCTCGATCTTTTCGCCAAGGAGGGCGGAGAGAAACATCGCAACAGGGATGGCTGGGGCATATTGTTCGCGCAGGAGCGCGACGCCTATCTCTTTCGCGAACCCGATCCTGCCGCATCGAGCGAGCTGGCAAGCATGGTGGTGCGAAACGAGCGCGCCTGCAAATATGTCATGGCCCATGTGCGCCGCGCCACGGCAGGCGGTCCAGAACTGGCCAACACCCATCCTTTCGACCGCGTCGAGGACGGCCGGCGTCACGCCTTTGCCCACAATGGCGAGCTGCCGGGCATCGAAGATCGCGGCGATACGCAAGACCTGATTTCGAGCCGCGTCGGAGAGACCGATTCCGAGCTGGCCTTCCTCCTCCTGCTCGACCGGCTGCGCAAGTCCGGGTCGAGCGATGCGGAAACGCGCTTCGAAGTGTTCAGCCGCTTCGCAGACGAAATGCGCGAACTGGGCAGCGCCAATTTCCTGTTTTTCGACGGACAGCGGCTGTTCGTCCACGCCGACCGCAGGCGCTTCGAGACAGAGGAAGGGCTGTCCGAACGACGCGAACCGGGCCTGAATATCCGCAGCTTCGATGAAAGCCACAAGGGTCATCACTGGCAGTCCTCGGGCGCAAGCATTCCGGAAATTTCCGGCCCCTTGCACCTGTTCGCCTCCGTTCCGCTCGACCCGGACGGGTGGGAGCCGTTGCCCCGTGGGGAGGCACTGGTGCTCAAGGATGGCGCAATCGAGGCGCGTCGGCAGGGCTGA
- a CDS encoding DUF2147 domain-containing protein yields MAQASGDDNPVLGIWQNPDGTVSVRTEYCGKNLCGVVVSASAKAQADARRAGVDNLVGEHLLQNFVRVDTTAWSGTAFVPDMNTHVSAHLTLIDPDHLKISGCELGGLVCKSQVWTKAK; encoded by the coding sequence ATGGCTCAGGCTAGCGGCGACGATAATCCAGTTCTGGGTATCTGGCAGAACCCGGATGGAACAGTCTCTGTCCGGACGGAATACTGCGGGAAGAACCTGTGCGGGGTTGTTGTAAGTGCTTCGGCCAAGGCACAGGCGGATGCCCGGCGTGCCGGCGTCGATAATCTGGTGGGGGAACACCTCCTGCAGAACTTCGTGCGCGTTGATACAACGGCCTGGTCCGGCACAGCTTTTGTGCCTGACATGAACACTCACGTCTCTGCCCATCTCACCTTGATCGATCCGGACCATCTCAAGATCTCGGGCTGCGAACTGGGCGGCCTGGTGTGCAAGTCGCAAGTCTGGACCAAAGCGAAATAG
- a CDS encoding TRAP transporter small permease, with product MFYEMGEKPGLIGRVERHFIAITLGLMTIITFVNVVARYVFNSNVLWAVEGTVYLFAWLVLIGSAHCVAITAHLGVDAAVNLLGRTGKRIAALFAVTACLAYTILLLIGSWQYWYPFVTDLSFLETEDIPMIPFVDGLAFMNGGEPYENLPRFIPYFVLPLSMVMLTIRFAISAVEILRGKRDLVVASHEVVDEIEDRDAHVNAAAASTPSDPAKEARDV from the coding sequence ATGTTCTATGAGATGGGCGAAAAGCCCGGCCTGATAGGGCGCGTGGAGCGTCATTTCATTGCCATCACACTCGGGCTGATGACCATCATCACCTTCGTGAACGTCGTTGCCCGATATGTTTTCAATTCCAACGTCCTGTGGGCCGTCGAAGGCACGGTCTACCTGTTCGCCTGGCTGGTCCTGATCGGATCGGCGCATTGCGTGGCCATCACGGCCCATCTCGGCGTTGACGCTGCGGTCAACTTGCTGGGACGCACGGGCAAGCGGATCGCGGCGCTTTTCGCGGTGACGGCCTGCCTCGCCTATACCATCCTGCTGCTGATCGGATCGTGGCAGTACTGGTATCCCTTTGTCACCGACCTCTCGTTCCTCGAGACCGAAGACATCCCGATGATCCCCTTCGTGGACGGCCTCGCCTTCATGAACGGCGGCGAGCCCTACGAGAACCTGCCGCGCTTCATCCCCTATTTCGTGCTGCCGCTGTCGATGGTGATGCTCACTATCCGCTTCGCAATCTCCGCGGTCGAAATCCTGCGCGGCAAACGCGATCTCGTCGTCGCAAGCCATGAGGTGGTCGACGAAATCGAGGATCGCGATGCGCATGTGAATGCCGCCGCCGCGTCCACCCCGTCCGATCCGGCCAAGGAGGCCCGTGATGTTTGA
- a CDS encoding TRAP transporter large permease: MFEVTILFLMVIGLLMIGAPVGVSLGLSSIIFLLIYANGSLVSVANTLFDAFQGHYTLLAIPFFILAAAFMSTGGVAQRIIRFAIACVGHLPGGLAIAGVFACMLFAALSGSSPATVVAVGSIVIAGMTQVGYPKEFGAGVVCNAGTLGILLPPSIVMVVYAATVDVSVGRMFLAGVIPGLIAGGMLMVAIYGYARWKKLARGQWAGWREIGRSGADAFWGLMLVVVVLGGIWGGVFTPTEAAAMAAVYAFVVANFIYRDMGPLKAPAAEGSPVMITEQTTDTGVLAMNGGTAVLGGPGPVAAASQDIDPRTRPISLLRKPQALLTAWFHKDTQEVLYDAGKITITLMFIIANALILKHVLTEEQLPQHITQAMLGWGLGPVTFLIVVNLILLVGGQFMEPSGLIVIVAPLVFPIAMELGIDPIHLGIIMVVNMEIGMITPPVGLNLFVTSGVANMSMLAVVKAALPWLGILVIFLIMVTYIPILSTFLPTLMMGPETVIR; this comes from the coding sequence ATGTTTGAAGTCACAATACTTTTCCTGATGGTCATCGGCCTGCTGATGATCGGCGCACCGGTCGGTGTGTCCCTCGGTCTCAGCTCGATCATCTTCCTGCTGATTTACGCCAACGGCTCGCTGGTTTCGGTCGCGAACACGCTCTTCGATGCGTTCCAGGGGCATTACACCCTGCTCGCCATTCCCTTCTTCATCCTGGCTGCGGCTTTCATGTCGACGGGCGGAGTCGCGCAGCGGATCATCCGCTTCGCCATCGCCTGCGTCGGCCATCTGCCCGGCGGACTGGCCATTGCCGGCGTCTTTGCCTGCATGCTGTTCGCCGCCCTTTCGGGATCGTCGCCCGCCACCGTGGTTGCCGTGGGATCGATCGTGATCGCGGGCATGACGCAGGTCGGCTACCCCAAGGAATTCGGCGCCGGCGTGGTTTGTAACGCCGGTACGCTCGGCATCCTCCTGCCGCCGTCCATCGTCATGGTGGTTTACGCCGCGACCGTCGATGTTTCGGTCGGCCGCATGTTCCTTGCAGGGGTCATCCCCGGCCTGATCGCAGGCGGCATGCTGATGGTCGCCATCTACGGCTACGCACGCTGGAAGAAGCTGGCGCGCGGTCAGTGGGCTGGCTGGCGCGAGATCGGGCGGTCGGGCGCAGACGCGTTCTGGGGCCTGATGCTGGTCGTGGTGGTCCTGGGCGGCATCTGGGGCGGTGTCTTCACGCCGACCGAAGCTGCAGCGATGGCCGCCGTCTATGCCTTCGTGGTTGCGAACTTCATCTATCGCGACATGGGTCCGCTCAAGGCACCCGCGGCCGAAGGCAGTCCGGTGATGATCACCGAACAGACGACGGACACCGGCGTGCTGGCCATGAACGGCGGCACTGCCGTGCTCGGCGGCCCCGGTCCGGTGGCAGCGGCAAGCCAGGACATCGATCCGCGCACCCGGCCGATCTCCCTGCTGCGCAAGCCGCAGGCCCTGCTGACCGCGTGGTTCCACAAGGACACGCAAGAAGTCCTCTACGATGCCGGCAAGATCACCATCACCTTGATGTTCATCATCGCCAACGCGCTGATCCTCAAGCACGTCCTCACCGAAGAGCAGCTGCCGCAGCATATCACGCAGGCGATGCTCGGATGGGGCCTTGGCCCGGTGACCTTCCTCATCGTGGTGAACCTGATCCTGCTCGTCGGCGGCCAGTTCATGGAGCCATCGGGTCTGATCGTGATCGTGGCGCCGCTGGTTTTCCCGATCGCGATGGAGCTGGGGATCGATCCGATCCACCTCGGCATCATCATGGTCGTGAACATGGAGATCGGAATGATCACACCGCCGGTCGGGCTCAATCTCTTCGTCACCTCCGGGGTCGCCAACATGTCGATGCTGGCGGTGGTCAAGGCAGCCCTGCCGTGGCTCGGGATCCTCGTGATCTTCCTGATCATGGTGACCTACATCCCGATCCTTTCGACCTTCCTGCCAACTCTCATGATGGGGCCGGAAACCGTCATCCGGTAA
- a CDS encoding mechanosensitive ion channel family protein, protein MLLPAAATPSPSPTAGASTGTHNPAWLDGLTNYLDPNHFWGAVGLGVVFILIGFMLSWVIRRVIKTLVDHDPSERIDRMTISFMQHLGTFIMWIVLALLFSHLVPSLNKLTTSLLAGVSIMSVVIGFAAQSTLGNLVSGISLVIYKPFRRGDRLQLSTPTGLETGIVEDLSLGYTVLRTFDNRRIVLSNGTIANQIMINLSSVDLRVMISPTISIGYDSDIDKARAIVLDLAKAHSDVIEVVGCPVVNLGGSSVDLSLRAWCSDAATAKGVEHDLLEQVKKHFDEAGIEIPYAYQNVVLSGALDAGKD, encoded by the coding sequence ATGCTGCTCCCCGCCGCGGCCACGCCATCGCCCTCACCAACGGCTGGCGCTTCGACGGGCACGCATAATCCCGCCTGGCTGGACGGGCTGACGAACTATCTCGACCCGAATCACTTCTGGGGCGCGGTGGGGCTGGGCGTCGTGTTCATCCTCATCGGGTTCATGCTGAGCTGGGTGATCCGCCGCGTCATAAAAACGCTGGTCGATCACGACCCGTCCGAACGGATCGACCGGATGACAATCAGCTTCATGCAGCACCTCGGCACTTTCATCATGTGGATCGTGCTGGCCCTGCTGTTCTCCCACCTCGTCCCGTCGCTCAACAAGCTGACGACTTCGCTCCTGGCAGGAGTCAGCATCATGTCGGTGGTTATCGGCTTTGCCGCGCAATCGACGCTGGGCAATCTCGTGTCCGGCATCAGCCTGGTGATCTACAAACCCTTCCGCCGGGGCGACCGCCTGCAATTGTCCACGCCGACGGGGCTGGAAACCGGCATCGTCGAGGACCTCTCGCTCGGCTACACCGTGCTGAGGACCTTTGATAACCGGCGCATCGTTCTCTCGAACGGGACGATTGCGAACCAGATCATGATCAACCTTTCGTCGGTCGACCTTCGCGTGATGATCTCGCCGACGATTTCCATCGGCTACGATAGCGATATCGACAAGGCGCGGGCGATCGTCCTCGACCTTGCCAAGGCTCACTCCGACGTGATCGAGGTGGTGGGCTGTCCCGTGGTCAATCTGGGCGGGTCGAGCGTGGATTTGTCGCTGCGCGCATGGTGCAGCGATGCGGCAACGGCCAAGGGCGTGGAACACGACTTGCTGGAGCAGGTGAAGAAACACTTCGACGAAGCGGGGATCGAGATTCCCTATGCCTATCAGAACGTCGTGCTGAGCGGCGCGCTGGACGCAGGGAAAGACTAG